In the Malassezia vespertilionis chromosome 1, complete sequence genome, one interval contains:
- a CDS encoding 1-alkyl-2-acetylglycerophosphocholine esterase (TransMembrane:1 (o560-586i); COG:I; EggNog:ENOG503NYIQ) — translation MGRFHLQARVALPLADPANVSPALSQGTFEGDTRNLDKQKFPVVIFSHGLGGNRLGYSQFCGELASHGFIVAAIEHRDGSGLGSFVWTEVDQLLYSKDSPLDKKTQKRLRRLRAWGAAESVYNMPIGDDGEDDATARNKADEPLGKDMKNLQNMFAKVPYLPFESVGLASFMDKQGEKETGLRQAQLAMRAAEIEEMVFVLNRINNGDCDFLASLRTRSLGTSLCGAKKYGGARKRLSLPRVTEFFAKWKGQMDLKFPSLIGHSFGGATLFEYLRTDQEHFQYGIVLDPWMDFVRDPATDKSVRGCLNKPTYVINSEGFTLWREHYNKLCRVLMDGVVNGHLDRGWLFTVSGANHTDFSDMPFLLPGIFGSALPAKDANRTITTLTIEQIISLRQQKHLRQIETGSILNDLGTHKQNTKMGGLRLNGDPDGQKPSQNVFNKLYSAALRSRGSKKKNPFLWELRGWREGGERRPHGHHLSKASGDDMKREGRTSRNSAREDTFSEVSVQGSGEDLKPQFIDPVQHSEDQPDPWEGIVIDSDARRVYDVWEKQVYHKLGRRYPYSMITFALWLMGIRGGFAVAGHVLVHTI, via the coding sequence ATGGGTCGATTTCATTTGCAAGCGCGAGTGGCACTTCCTTTGGCTGATCCTGCGAATGTATCCCCTGCATTGAGTCAAGGAACGTTTGAAGGAGATACGCGCAATCTCGACAAGCAGAAATTTCCCGTGGTAATATTCAGTCATGGACTAGGTGGTAACCGCCTCGGATACTCTCAGTTTTGTGGTGAACTTGCTTCTCATGGGTTTATTGTTGCTGCTATTGAACACCGCGATGGTTCGGGTCTTGGAAGCTTTGTGTGGACAGAGGTGGACCAATTGCTTTATTCTAAAGACTCGCCGCTGGATAAAAAGACGCAGAAGCGGCTTCGCAGGCTACGTGCATGGGGCGCAGCTGAATCTGTTTATAATATGCCTATCGGCGACGATGGGGAGGATGATGCAACTGCGCGAAATAAAGCCGACGAGCCACTGGGGAAAGATATGAAGAATTTGCAGAACATGTTTGCCAAGGTCCCGTATCTTCCATTCGAGAGCGTTGGGCTTGCATCTTTTATGGATAAACAAGGTGAGAAAGAGACTGGGCTGCGtcaagcgcagctggcgatgcgcgctgccgaAATTGAAGAGATGGTTTTTGTGCTGAACCGCATCAACAATGGTGATTGCGATTTTCTCGCGTCATTACGCACTCGCAGTTTAGGAACCAGTCTTTGTGGCGCGAAAAAGTATGGTGGCGCTCGCAAGCGCTTAAGCCTACCTCGCGTTACTGAGTTTTTTGCGAAATGGAAGGGCCAGATGGATTTAAAATTTCCGTCGCTCATTGGCCACAGTTTTGGTGGTGCGACGCTGTTTGAGTACCTTCGTACGGACCAGGAACACTTTCAGTACGGTATTGTGTTGGACCCGTGGATGGATTTTGTGCGCGACCCAGCAACGGATAAAAGTGTGCGTGGCTGTCTGAACAAGCCAACTTATGTCATTAATTCCGAAGGTTTCACGCTTTGGCGGGAACATTACAACAAATTGTGCCGTGTGCTTATGGACGGTGTTGTGAATGGTCATCTAGACCGCGGATGGCTTTTTACCGTCTCGGGCGCGAACCATACCGACTTTAGTGACATGCCATTCTTACTGCCAGGCATCTTTGGGTCGGCATTGCCTGCCAAGGATGCAAATCGCACGATTACAACGTTGACTATTGAGCAAATTATTTCATTGCGCCAGCAAAAGCATTTGAGGCAAATTGAAACAGGCAGCATTCTTAACGATCTTGGCACACACAAACAGAATACCAAGATGGGCGGTCTGCGCCTGAACGGTGATCCAGACGGGCAAAAGCCCTCACAGAACGTGTTTAATAAGCTGTattctgcagcgctccgaAGCAGGGGCAGTAAAAAGAAGAATCCGTTTTTGTGGGAATTGCGTGGATGGAGAGAGGGTGGGGAGCGACGGCCGCACGGCCATCATCTATCGAAAGCATCGGGTGATGATATGAAACGCGAGGGACGTACGTCAAGGAATTCTGCAAGGGAAGATACTTTCTCGGAGGTTTCTGTGCAGGGTAGCGGGGAGGATTTAAAGCCACAGTTTATTGATCCTGTTCAACACAGTGAGGATCAGCCGGACCCCTGGGAAGGTATCGTGATTGATTCTGACGCTCGCCGTGTCTACGATGTTTGGGAGAAACAAGTTTACCACAAACTAGGGCGGCGCTACCCCTACTCTATGATAACGTTTGCGCTATGGCTTATGGGAATTCGCGGAGGTTTTGCAGTGGCCGGACATGTGCTTGTACATACAATCTAG
- the ubc1 gene encoding E2 ubiquitin-conjugating enzyme (COG:O; EggNog:ENOG503NXRY) — MSNARMKRVTREIAACANDSEDGITVEMIDVESPFHLVGTFSGPVESPFDQGVFKVDIVVPEGYPFQPLQMRFITKVYHPNISSQSGAICLDILKDQWTPIYTLKSMLLSLRSLLCSPEPNDPQDAEVAKHYINDFASYEETARIWTAIYASNDQGEKTADDCTVYPADIDAEHNKKFTDVI; from the exons ATGTCCAACGCACGTATGAAGCGTGTTACGCGTGAAATTGCTGCTTGTGCCAATGATTCCGAGGATGGAATCACGGTGGAGATGATTGATG TAGAATCGCCGTTCCATTTGGTCGGGACCTTTTCGGGACCCGTCGAGTCGCCTTTTGACCAGGGCGTGTTTAAAGTG GATATTGTTGTTCCGGAAGGCTATCCATTCCAGCCTTTGCAAATGCGATTTATCACCAAGGTCTACCACCCGAATATTTCTTCGCAGAGTGGCGCCATTTGCTTGGATATTCTCAAGG ACCAATGGACGCCAATCTACACGCTGAAATCCATGCTGttgtctttgcgctcgctcTTGTGCTCGCCAGAGCCGAACGACCCGCAAGACGCGGAAGTCGCCAAGCATTACATCAACGACTTTGCATCGTATGAAGAAACCGCGCGGATATGGACGGCCATTTACGCTTCGAACGACCAGGGCGAGAAGACTGCCGATGATTGCACTGTTTATCCTGCAGACATTGACGCCGAACATAATAAAAAATTCACAGATGTGATATAG